Genomic segment of Hymenobacter aquaticus:
CTGTGTATACATATCCATCAGCTCGTTGGCCTGCGCGTGCACCTGGCGGTGGGCCCGGTCGAGGGCGGCCCACTCCGGCACGTAGCCCCAGTGGCTCTGGCGGCGCTGCGTAATCCAGACGCCCAGGCTGCACTGGTCCGGGTCGCGGGCGGGGCCTTCAGCCAGGGCGCTGCCGTAGAGAAAGGAACGCAGCTTGGATTTGAACAGCAGATGCTTGAGCATCGCGGTTTCGAAATCCTGTTTAATATCTAAATCCATGAGGAACGGCCCGGCTAAAAGGGAGACTAACGCGGGGCAAAAATACAGAGCGGAAAAAAAAGCGGCCAGGCTACCCACATAATTACCGCGGCAGCGGCGCGGGCTCTGCCCTCGTGTACGGCCCGGCCGCCGGAAATGGCTAATTTCGCCCGGCCCTTTCCGCAGGGCTTGCGCAAAACCACCTTCTACCTTCCCAACCCGCCCCATGGCCGAAGAACTCA
This window contains:
- a CDS encoding CZB domain-containing protein; translated protein: MDLDIKQDFETAMLKHLLFKSKLRSFLYGSALAEGPARDPDQCSLGVWITQRRQSHWGYVPEWAALDRAHRQVHAQANELMDMYTQGFREQALQGLTDLLPLTDQITQLLQTIQNKLRTPG